In Magnolia sinica isolate HGM2019 chromosome 12, MsV1, whole genome shotgun sequence, a single genomic region encodes these proteins:
- the LOC131221355 gene encoding N6-mAMP deaminase translates to MGEEDSKAGGEGMEWYVGVPKIELHAHLNGSVRDSTLLELAKALGEKGVIVFSDVEHVILKNDRCLPECFKLFDLIRILTTDHTTVTRITKEVIEDFAAENVVYLELRTTPKKNEAIGMSKRSYMEAVVEGLRTVDAVDVCFIPSNESTENFSETPHTNDAYDRKHRRKIYVRLLLSIDRRETTASAMETVQLALEMKDLGVIGIDLSGNPVVGEWQTFLPALEFAKEQGLPISLHCGEVPKQKEVQAMLEFQPQRIGHAICFEDEDWRQLKLSKIPVEICLTSNIRTETVSCIDDHHFVDLYKAKHPLILCTDDPGVFSTSLSQEYKLAASTFGLGKDEMFQLARNAVEFIFADDGVKKALKEMFDSASSMQ, encoded by the exons atgggagAAGAGGATTCGAAGGCAGGAGGGGAGGGAATGGAATGGTATGTAGGTGTACCGAAGATCGAACTCCACGCTCACCTCAACGGCTCCGTCAGAGACTCTACTCttct AGAACTTGCAAAAGCCTTGGGTGAAAAGGGTGTCATAGTTTTTTCTGATGTGGAGCATGTAATTTTGAAAA ATGATCGCTGTTTGCCCGAGTGCTTCAAGCTGTTTGATTTGATTCGCATACTAACAACTGACCATACAACCGTcacaagaatcaccaaggaa GTCATTGAAGATTTTGCTGCTGAGAATGTTGTCTATCTGGAGCTACGAACAACTCCGAAG AAGAATGAAGCAATTGGAATGAGCAAACGATCTTACATGGAAGCAGTGGTTGAAGGTTTGAGGACTGTAGATGCAGTTGATGTTTGTTTCATTCCTTCTAATGAGAGCACCGAAAACTTCTCAGAGACTccacatacaaatgatgcatatgacagAAAACATAGAAGAAAAATATACGTGCGCCTTCTTCTTAGCATTGACCGCCGTGAGACCACTGCATCAGCAATGGAAACA GTTCAGCTGGCGTTGGAAATGAAGGATTTGGGAGTCATTGGTATTGACCTCTCCGGCAATCCTGTTGTGGGTGAATG GCAAACCTTTCTCCCAGCATTGGAGTTTGCCAAAGAACAAGGCCTTCCTATATCTCTTCATTGTGGAGAG GTGCCTAAACAGAAGGAAGTCCAAGCAATGCTCGAATTCCAACCGCAAAGGATAGGCCATGCCATTTGTTTTGAAGATGAAGATTGGAGACAATTGAAATTATCTAAGATTCCA GTGGAgatttgtttgacatccaatatcaGGACTGAAACAGTTTCTTGCATAGATGATCATCATTTCG TTGATCTTTACAAAGCAAAGCATCCGTTGATCCTGTGCACCGATGACCCAGGGGTATTCTCTACCAGCCTTTCTCAGGAATACAAGCTTGCTGCTTCGACTTTTG GACTAGGCAAGGATGAAATGTTTCAGCTGGCGAGAAATGCAGTTGAATTCATCTTTGCGGATGATGGTGTAAAGAAGGCTCTAAAAGAGATGTTTGATTCTGCCTCGAGCATGCAATGA